The genomic stretch GGCGGCGGCGTTCGGGACCGCGCCGCTTCCACGGTCCCGAAGACGGATGCCGGACCTCGCCCGGCTCAGGCGCCGGCTTTCTCGGCGGCCTGCGCGGCGCTCTCCGCGAGTGCCCAAAGGATGATTAGCAAAGATAGTTTTGAAAAAAATGTCGAATAGGTCTTCATCAGGAATATCTGAAGTCATTTTTATTTCTTCGATAATTACTTTTTTTTCTCGTTTGAATTCTTGAAGTGAAAAAGATGAGTTTAACAGAATATCTGAAAGAAGTTCAAATAAAGTTTCAATATGTGAATCAACCGATTGAATATAGAAACAGGTATATTCCCTGCTTGTAAAGGCATCACAATAACCACCAATTCTGTCTATTACTGTTGCAATATCCTTTGCAGTGCGTTTTGCTGTGCCTTTGAAAAGCAAATGTTCAATGAAATGAGACAAACCATTATATTTTTCCGGCTCGTCTCGGGAACCAAAATTAATCCACACGCCCACTGAGACGGATCTTACATAGGGAACATATTCTGCGACAAGTGTTGCCCCTCCGGGGAGATATTTTCTAAAAAACATTTTATGATAGGAACTATTTTTTTTCTTTTCCAATTGAGCGGAGAGCTTCCTTACGGCTTAACCTAAGCCTATTTTCCCTATCTATATCTATGAGTTTGACAGGAACTATGTCCCCCTCTTTGAGGACATCTCTAACTGCTTTTACTCGATAGTCGCACAATTCCGAAATATGGACTAAACCTTCCGTATTTGGAAGAATTTCCACAAATGCGCCAAAATCTACTATCTTTTTTACTTTGCCGTTGTAAATTTTGCCTATTTCTGGCTCTTCGGTCATATGCTTTATGATTTCGATTGCCTTGTCCGCTGAAGCAGAATCAACAGCTGAAACATTCACCCTGCCGTCGTCTTCAATATCTATCTTTGCGCCTGTTTCTTCTATGATACTGCGTATATTTTTACCTCCAGGTCCTATAACTTCGCCAATCTTGGAAGGATTTATGTGAATAGTGACTATTTTAGGCGCATATTCAGACATACTGGACCGTGGTTCAGCTATGGTTTCATTCATTTTTTCAAGGATATAGAGGCGTCCTGCTTTAGCTTGCTCAAGTGCTCTGCTGACGATCTCCTTTGTTACACCTGAAATTTTTACATCCATTTGGAATGCCGTAATGCCATCCTTTGTTCCGGCAACTTTAAAATCCATATCTCCACAATGGTCTTCTAAACCCAAGATGTCTGAAAGAATAACCGTTTTCTCATCTTCTTTTATTAGCCCCATTGCTATGCCAGCCACAGCTTTTCTTATTGGAACACCTGCATCCATAAGCGCAAGGGAACCTGCGCAAACTGTCGCCATCGAGGAAGAACCATTAGATTCTAAAATCTCCGATACTACACGAACAGTATATGGAAAATTTTCTGAATCAGGCATAACAGCTTTCAGCGCCCTTTCAGCAAGATTGCCGTGTCCTATCTCTCTTCTTCCTGTTGCAAGACGATTGCTCACCTCACCTACTGAAAAGGGAGGAAAATTGTAATGAAGCATAAATGCTTTTCTTTCTTCTCCTTCAAGAGCGTCAACTCTCTGTTCGTCATCTGCCGAACCCAATGTTACGATACTCAATGACTGTGTTTCACCTCTTGTAAAGAGAGATGAACCATGTGTTCGAGGAAGAACCCCAACCTCACAGCTTATAGGCCTAATTTCATCATATTTTCTTCCATCTGCTCTCACAGCATCATCTAAAATCATTTTTCGTACACATCTCTTTTCCATTTTTTCAAATGCGCTTTTGAATTCCAAAACTTGATCTTCCTCAGGATTTATCTCCTCTAAAAGATCATTGAAAACCTTCTCAACTGCTTCCTGTCTTGCAAGTTTTTCTCTTACCGCTATTGCTCTGCTAAGAGCTGATTCTGTTTTTTCCCTGATAACAGAATCTATTTCAAATTTTTTTGTATCCTGCACTTCATTTTTGGGCTTACCGACTTCTTTTCTGAGCTCTTCTTGAAGTTCGATCAATGGTAAAAGATTTTCATGGCCAAAAAAGATTGCTTCAAGCATTTGCTCTTCTGAAACTTCCCTACTTTCACCCTCAACCATTAGGACAGCATCCCTCGTGCCGGCAACAACAATATCAATAAGGCTATTGTCTAATTCATCAAAAGTGGGATTAATCTTCATCTTCCCATCGATAAGACCAACTCTGACGGCCGCAACAGGTGTTGTAAAAGGAATATCAGAAATCAACAATGCAGCAGACGCTCCATTCATAGCCGCTATATCAGTATCATTTTCCTGATCTGTACAGAGAACATTTGCTATTATTTGAATATCTTTTCTATAGCCATCTGGGAATAAAGGCCTTAAGGGTCTGTCAATGAGGCGTGATGTCAAAATCTCTTTCTCATTGGGTCTCCCTTCACGTTTAAAAAAACCACCGGGAATTTTACCTGCTGCATAGGTTTTCTCACGATATTCTACCGTAAAGGGAAGAAAATCTATTCCTTCTCTATCATTCTTCGATGTTACAGCTGTAACGAGTACTACCACATCTCCCTGTCTGACGACAACTGCGCCATTTGCCTGTTTTGCAACTTTACCTGTCTCCATAATGAATGGAGTGCCGTACAAATCAATATGCTTCTTTACCATTTAATTTTCTTCCTTATACTAATGTCTTTATTTTCTTATACCTAATTGGCGAATAACATTTATATAACTTTCATAGTTTCGCCTTTTTAGGTATTCAAGAAGCTTCCGTCTCTTGCTGACAAGTTTCAAAAGACCCCGTCTTGAGTGATGGTCTTTTTTGTGAATTCTAAAATGTTCTGTCAAATAGTTGATTCTTTCTGTCAATAAGGCAATTTGGACTTCGGGTGAACCCGTGTCATTTTCATGAAGCCTGAATTTTGCTTTTATTTCATCTTTTTTTTCTTTGGTTAAAACCACTCTTTTCCTCCTTCAGTTAAAAACTCTTTTCACTTTAAAAATAAAATTCTTTTCAGAACCGGTAGCGCTTTTTTTTGAAACACTTTGAACAATTGCGATTATCTTATCATTGGAATCTTTCACTTTAAGATATTCATTTTCTTTTATTTTATCGCTAACCCCTTTTATATCCTCTGACGAAAAGGGCAGACCATTCAGCAAGTTTCTTTTCAGAGTATCAGGTATGCGTGCCTCTTTGTAATCAGAGAGAAGTTCATCTACTTTTTTAAAATATTTATCATCTGTATCTATGCCATTCCTCTTTTTCAATTCCTCCAATGTAATTGTGTCTTCAAGTGTAAACATACCGCTCCTCGTTCGCAAAAGACTCGATATATGGCCTCCACATCCAAGCATTCTTCCAATATCATCTGCCAAAGATCTTATATATGTGCCAGAAGAACAAATAACATTTATTTTCAAAAAAGGAAACTCATAAAAAACTATATCGATCTTGTTGATCTTTACTCTTCTCGCTCTCCTATCAACCGCAATATTCTTTCGAGCATATTCGTATAGTTTATGGCCTTTATACTTTACAGCCGAATAGACTGGAGGCTTTTGTTCAATTTCTCCTTCAAAGTTTTTTACTATCTCCTCCACCTTTGCAATAGACGGGATTTCACAATCCCTAACTTCCTCTATGACTCTTCCTTCTGAGTCCATCGTATCTGTAATAATTCCCAGCCTGATTGTCGCCACATAAGATTTTTCACTATTTTTCAAAAAAGGAATTATCTTTGTTGCTTTATTGAGAAAGATAGGAAGCACCCCTTCAGCTAAAGGGTCTAAAGTGCCGCCGTGACCACACTTCTTAGCGCCTGTTATTTTTTTTACTTGCTCTGTCGCCTTGAACGATGTGATGCCCGAAGGCTTAAAAAGATTGATTGCGCCATCCATCAACTATTTTTACTTCATCCTCTCAACAACTTAAATGCCATATATTTCTTGAAAATTCAAAAATGCCGATTAATTTAGAAGTCAGACCTTATAATACAAAAAAACATTATTTGTCAATGATTTTGCTGTTGAAAACAATTAGCGTATCATCCTCAATTCATACTACCGCGTCTATATCCTTCAAGATCAAGAGCTACATATTTAAAGCCAAGAGACTTGAATTTATCAACTACAGATATCCGCATATTGTCATCTGAAAAACGTTTCAAAGATTCTTGTTCAATCTCGATTCGAGCTGTATCGCCATGATGTCTTACACGAAGCTGTTTAAAACCAAGACCTCTCAAAAAACGTTCTGCTTCATCTATGGTTTGAAGTTTTTCACGGGTAATATCTGTCCCATAAGGGAAACGTGATGAGAGACAAGCCATTTCCGGCTTATTCCATGTTTCCAAGCCAATATTTTTTGATAAATAACGGATTTCCTCTTTATTCAATTTGGCTTCATAAAGAGGACTGACAACTCCAAGCTCCTGCGCTGCCCTCATTCCGGGACGATGGTCATTTCTAACATCATTGTAATTAGTGCCGTCTGCCACATACCTGATTCCATTCTCAGCTGCAATCTTTTTAAGAAGAGAAAAAAGTTCGTACTTACAGTAATAGCAACGGTCGGGTGGATTTTCTCTAAATTGTGGAATA from Candidatus Schekmanbacteria bacterium encodes the following:
- a CDS encoding insulinase family protein — its product is MEKKKNSSYHKMFFRKYLPGGATLVAEYVPYVRSVSVGVWINFGSRDEPEKYNGLSHFIEHLLFKGTAKRTAKDIATVIDRIGGYCDAFTSREYTCFYIQSVDSHIETLFELLSDILLNSSFSLQEFKREKKVIIEEIKMTSDIPDEDLFDIFFKTIFANHPLGTRGERRAGRRESRRLSRARSGIRLRDRGSGAVPNAAA
- the pnp gene encoding polyribonucleotide nucleotidyltransferase, with amino-acid sequence MVKKHIDLYGTPFIMETGKVAKQANGAVVVRQGDVVVLVTAVTSKNDREGIDFLPFTVEYREKTYAAGKIPGGFFKREGRPNEKEILTSRLIDRPLRPLFPDGYRKDIQIIANVLCTDQENDTDIAAMNGASAALLISDIPFTTPVAAVRVGLIDGKMKINPTFDELDNSLIDIVVAGTRDAVLMVEGESREVSEEQMLEAIFFGHENLLPLIELQEELRKEVGKPKNEVQDTKKFEIDSVIREKTESALSRAIAVREKLARQEAVEKVFNDLLEEINPEEDQVLEFKSAFEKMEKRCVRKMILDDAVRADGRKYDEIRPISCEVGVLPRTHGSSLFTRGETQSLSIVTLGSADDEQRVDALEGEERKAFMLHYNFPPFSVGEVSNRLATGRREIGHGNLAERALKAVMPDSENFPYTVRVVSEILESNGSSSMATVCAGSLALMDAGVPIRKAVAGIAMGLIKEDEKTVILSDILGLEDHCGDMDFKVAGTKDGITAFQMDVKISGVTKEIVSRALEQAKAGRLYILEKMNETIAEPRSSMSEYAPKIVTIHINPSKIGEVIGPGGKNIRSIIEETGAKIDIEDDGRVNVSAVDSASADKAIEIIKHMTEEPEIGKIYNGKVKKIVDFGAFVEILPNTEGLVHISELCDYRVKAVRDVLKEGDIVPVKLIDIDRENRLRLSRKEALRSIGKEKK
- a CDS encoding 30S ribosomal protein S15 — translated: MVLTKEKKDEIKAKFRLHENDTGSPEVQIALLTERINYLTEHFRIHKKDHHSRRGLLKLVSKRRKLLEYLKRRNYESYINVIRQLGIRK
- the truB gene encoding tRNA pseudouridine(55) synthase TruB; translated protein: MDGAINLFKPSGITSFKATEQVKKITGAKKCGHGGTLDPLAEGVLPIFLNKATKIIPFLKNSEKSYVATIRLGIITDTMDSEGRVIEEVRDCEIPSIAKVEEIVKNFEGEIEQKPPVYSAVKYKGHKLYEYARKNIAVDRRARRVKINKIDIVFYEFPFLKINVICSSGTYIRSLADDIGRMLGCGGHISSLLRTRSGMFTLEDTITLEELKKRNGIDTDDKYFKKVDELLSDYKEARIPDTLKRNLLNGLPFSSEDIKGVSDKIKENEYLKVKDSNDKIIAIVQSVSKKSATGSEKNFIFKVKRVFN
- the larE gene encoding ATP-dependent sacrificial sulfur transferase LarE, which produces MESAEKKYKNLKRIISEYGNLLVAFSGGVDSTFLLKTAKDVLGENVIAVSALSETYVREELETAKKMAEKIGVKHIIIESKEVDIPQFRENPPDRCYYCKYELFSLLKKIAAENGIRYVADGTNYNDVRNDHRPGMRAAQELGVVSPLYEAKLNKEEIRYLSKNIGLETWNKPEMACLSSRFPYGTDITREKLQTIDEAERFLRGLGFKQLRVRHHGDTARIEIEQESLKRFSDDNMRISVVDKFKSLGFKYVALDLEGYRRGSMN